CAAGAACTGCTGACGGTCTCCGCGCGCCCCGGCGTGGACGGCGCGTGGCGGCCGCTGGAGGTCACCGTGGTCACGCAAGACGCCGTGGCGCCGTGGCGGCATCCCGCGCGGCGCGAGTTGCAGTTCGGCGAATGGCTGCGCGCCGACCTGCTGGCCGACCGCTTCGAGCCGCCCATGACCGATCCCGACCTGACCCTCCTGCTGACCCAGGCGCGACGGCACAGCGTGGCCGTGGTGGGGCGTCCGGCCAGGGACTGCTTCGACCCCGTACCGGCCGCCGACTTCGCCGCGGCGCTGCGCGACACGCTGGCCCAGTGGAACGGCCCGGCCGACTGGCAGGGCGACGAACGAAACGTGGTGCTGGCGCTGGCGCGGATCTGGTACAGCGCGGAGACCGGCGATATCGCCGCCAAGGACACGGCCGCCGCATGGCTGCTCGAACGGCTGCCGGCGGACCATCGCCCCGTCCTGGCCGAAGCCCGCGCGGGCTACCTGGGCGCATCGTCCGGCCTGCCGCTGGACCCAGCCGCGGTTGCGGCTTTCGTCGGCCATGCGCGGCCGGCGATCGAGAAATTGCTGGGGGAGGGGTGAGGCGCGCGCGCCCGTGGGGCGCGGCAAAACAAAAAGCCCAGCATCGCTGCTGAGCTTTTTGATGAAACTGGTGGGTGGTACAGGGATTGAACCTGTGACCCCTGCCGTGTGAAGGCAGTGCTCTACCGCTGAGCTAACCACCCCTGTCTGCTTCGTCACCGTTGTTGCTGGTGTCGTGCAGCGGAGAAACGAGATTATGCCGATGGGGCAGTACCTTGTAAAGCCCTTTTTTCAACTTTCCGCGAAAAAGTTGCGGGCGCGGCTGGCGGGCTACTGGACCGTGGTGCCGACCG
This sequence is a window from Cupriavidus pauculus. Protein-coding genes within it:
- a CDS encoding aminoglycoside adenylyltransferase family protein, with product MAHESIPPEIAGQVLLACAVIARHLGDTLRSIHLFGSAVEGGLKPGSDIDLLVSVSTPPADAARQGLLQELLTVSARPGVDGAWRPLEVTVVTQDAVAPWRHPARRELQFGEWLRADLLADRFEPPMTDPDLTLLLTQARRHSVAVVGRPARDCFDPVPAADFAAALRDTLAQWNGPADWQGDERNVVLALARIWYSAETGDIAAKDTAAAWLLERLPADHRPVLAEARAGYLGASSGLPLDPAAVAAFVGHARPAIEKLLGEG